In Acidobacteriota bacterium, the following are encoded in one genomic region:
- a CDS encoding Crp/Fnr family transcriptional regulator, with product MKSTKQPVEPTPRPAFDVETYLESSGAARRIVKYKRGEVVFSQGDRNHDVKYVQKGAIKLSVLSRIGREAVVAMLAPGDFFGEGALAGQLVRIGTATAMVASTVLSIERDAMVRLLHDEHTFSNRFISYMLARNIRIEADLVDQLFNSSEKRLARTLLLLARYGQVNPERTVPRISQETLAEMIGTTRSRVNFFMNKFKRLGLIDYNGSLTVNSSLLSIVLHD from the coding sequence ATGAAGTCAACCAAACAGCCCGTCGAACCGACACCGCGACCCGCGTTCGACGTGGAGACGTATCTGGAATCGAGCGGCGCGGCGCGGCGGATCGTCAAGTACAAAAGGGGCGAGGTCGTCTTCTCACAAGGCGACCGCAACCACGACGTGAAGTACGTTCAAAAGGGCGCCATCAAGCTCTCGGTGCTCTCCCGCATTGGCAGGGAAGCCGTCGTCGCGATGCTCGCCCCGGGCGATTTCTTCGGCGAGGGCGCCCTGGCAGGCCAGTTGGTGCGCATCGGGACGGCCACTGCCATGGTCGCGAGCACCGTCCTCAGCATCGAGAGAGACGCGATGGTCCGGCTGCTGCACGACGAGCACACCTTCTCGAACCGGTTCATCTCGTACATGCTGGCGCGGAACATCCGCATCGAGGCGGACCTAGTCGACCAGCTCTTCAACTCGAGCGAAAAGCGGCTCGCCCGGACGCTGCTGCTGCTCGCGCGTTACGGGCAGGTCAATCCCGAGCGAACGGTCCCGAGAATCTCCCAGGAGACGCTCGCGGAGATGATCGGCACGACACGAAGCCGGGTGAACTTCTTCATGAACAAGTTCAAGAGGCTCGGGCTCATCGATTACAACGGCAGCCTCACGGTCAACAGTTCGCTGCTGAGCATCGTCCTGCACGACTGA
- a CDS encoding thioredoxin domain-containing protein, with translation MKTRTKGSLAALAAASIVTCATVVPAAGQELPLPRLGETPSIAVSVEGAPSRGPVDAPIVVVEFCDLASEACSAAAVVLDAVLEQYGDHVRHVFKHRPNPHMPDQHVAHEAIVAAGAQDGFWIMREMVLNNQHALVREGLLGMAAQAGLDAARLAADLDSGEHRPAIDRDVADAETLEIKIVPTFFVNGHRVTGVPTRTEWVAWLDELLGGPSDR, from the coding sequence ATGAAGACGAGGACGAAGGGAAGTCTGGCCGCGCTCGCGGCCGCCAGCATCGTGACGTGCGCCACGGTCGTTCCAGCGGCGGGCCAGGAGCTGCCCCTGCCGAGACTCGGCGAGACGCCATCGATCGCCGTGTCGGTCGAAGGGGCTCCGTCACGCGGGCCCGTCGACGCGCCCATCGTCGTCGTCGAGTTCTGCGATCTGGCGAGCGAGGCGTGCAGCGCGGCCGCCGTCGTGCTCGACGCGGTGCTCGAACAGTATGGCGACCACGTGCGTCACGTCTTCAAGCACCGCCCGAACCCGCACATGCCAGACCAGCACGTCGCCCACGAAGCCATCGTTGCCGCGGGTGCGCAGGATGGGTTCTGGATCATGCGCGAGATGGTGCTGAACAACCAGCACGCGCTCGTTCGCGAGGGCCTGCTCGGGATGGCGGCACAAGCGGGGCTCGACGCCGCGCGCCTGGCAGCCGACCTCGACAGCGGCGAGCACCGTCCGGCCATCGACCGGGACGTGGCCGACGCGGAGACGCTCGAGATCAAGATCGTGCCGACCTTCTTCGTGAACGGCCATCGCGTCACCGGCGTGCCGACGCGCACCGAGTGGGTGGCGTGGCTCGACGAGTTGCTGGGCGGACCGAGCGACCGGTAA